From one Verrucomicrobiota bacterium genomic stretch:
- a CDS encoding PqiC family protein: MTRVSIVPLILFLAGCQILEPKPDETRLFLIAPRIPEVSAPAINQATVRISIRHFPKHLESPYFIEQLGPNELKELPKYRWAVPLEESILDLLRRYIRNSFPRVAVEIFPRDSAQDADHAIRIDVEELAIDIRNQRISFTGEWEFYNLKQKSSDRSPFEFHMPLPASSDRYASIAAQIEQAMIALCLSIVQKMDLLLLKSESETNAP; encoded by the coding sequence ATGACGCGCGTTAGTATCGTTCCCCTCATCTTGTTCCTTGCGGGATGTCAGATATTAGAGCCAAAGCCCGACGAGACGCGGCTTTTTCTGATAGCGCCACGGATACCAGAAGTTTCAGCGCCAGCGATTAATCAGGCGACCGTACGGATTTCGATCCGGCATTTCCCAAAACATCTCGAGAGTCCTTACTTTATCGAACAACTTGGGCCGAATGAGCTCAAAGAACTCCCGAAGTACCGTTGGGCGGTCCCGCTTGAAGAGAGTATTTTGGACCTGCTCCGGCGCTATATTCGCAATAGCTTCCCGCGAGTTGCCGTTGAGATCTTTCCCCGAGATAGCGCGCAGGACGCCGATCACGCGATCCGCATTGATGTCGAGGAGTTGGCAATTGATATCCGTAACCAGCGCATTAGCTTTACGGGAGAGTGGGAGTTTTATAATCTGAAGCAAAAGTCATCGGATCGCTCGCCATTTGAATTTCATATGCCCCTTCCCGCATCGTCGGACCGTTACGCTTCCATTGCGGCCCAAATTGAACAGGCCATGATCGCCCTCTGTCTGAGTATTGTTCAAAAGATGGATCTCCTATTGCTTAAGAGCGAATCTGAGACTAATGCCCCCTAA
- a CDS encoding ATP-binding cassette domain-containing protein: MRDLEFQIKHGEIFLVIGGSGCGKSTLLKHLIGIEPVPRGKVQYGEEDVNDVVTSEQIAQKLGVLYQSGALWGDLTIAENVALPLSYHTDLSERDIADLVAFKLSLVGLSGFETFYPYEISGGMKKRAGLARAMILDPEILFFDEPSAGLDPISSKHLDDLIREIRDCFGTTIVIVTHELASIFSIGDRALFLDAETQSALDIGKPTWLRDHSKPKVREFLTRGGGHEPKV, encoded by the coding sequence ATGCGTGATCTCGAGTTTCAGATTAAACACGGCGAAATTTTTTTAGTTATTGGTGGCAGTGGATGCGGCAAAAGCACATTGCTAAAGCATCTCATTGGGATTGAGCCCGTTCCCCGGGGAAAAGTACAATATGGCGAGGAAGATGTGAATGACGTGGTTACCTCCGAACAAATCGCTCAAAAACTTGGTGTCCTCTACCAAAGCGGAGCGCTATGGGGGGATCTCACAATTGCGGAAAATGTCGCCCTGCCACTGAGCTATCACACTGATCTCTCGGAGCGCGATATTGCGGATCTCGTAGCATTTAAGTTGTCGTTGGTCGGCTTATCGGGGTTTGAAACATTCTATCCCTACGAAATTTCGGGGGGAATGAAGAAGCGTGCTGGCCTCGCGCGGGCGATGATTCTTGATCCCGAGATTTTATTTTTCGACGAACCCTCGGCGGGTCTCGATCCGATTTCGTCGAAACACCTCGATGACCTTATTCGGGAAATTCGAGATTGCTTCGGGACGACGATCGTAATTGTGACCCATGAGCTCGCGAGTATTTTTTCGATCGGTGACCGGGCGTTATTTTTAGATGCAGAGACGCAAAGCGCACTCGACATTGGAAAGCCCACATGGCTACGGGATCACTCAAAGCCAAAAGTACGGGAATTTTTAACGAGAGGAGGGGGCCATGAGCCAAAAGTGTAG
- a CDS encoding CTP synthase, with the protein MKYIFITGGVVSSLGKGLTSGSLGALLECRGLRVCMQKFDPYLNIDPGTMNPSQHGEVYVLSDGSETDLDLGHYERFTSAELSKRNTLTSGQIYASVLQKERNGDYLGKTVQVIPHVTNEIKERIYGSGEDADVVITEIGGTTGDIEGLPFLEALRQLALELGHENALFIHVTLIPFLRAAGELKTKPTQQSVAKLREIGIQPDIIVCRTEIPISDDMRQKISLFCNVPVASVIEELDLKVSIYELPYLLHSEKLDEIVCQKLQLPLHESNIAPWETIVEKIKFPKKICTIGLVAKYLDVKDAYKSVYEAIAHSGIQNDCKVNVEVIDAEELELADDLGEFFEGISGILLPGGFGIRGIEGKIRAAQFAREHHIPYFGICLGMQIAAIEFARNVLSYADANSTEMVPETTYPVIRMMFDQRHVTQKGGTMRLGSYPCKLVENTKAIAAYQANYVNERHRHRYEFNNDYRDEFESHGVVFSGINPEHNLVEIMELRDHPWFVGVQFHPEFQSKPRRAHPLFADFIAHVLEYQSSRA; encoded by the coding sequence ATGAAGTACATTTTCATCACAGGGGGCGTTGTATCGTCGCTTGGGAAGGGATTGACTTCGGGGTCTCTCGGCGCCCTTTTGGAATGCCGCGGACTCCGGGTCTGTATGCAGAAGTTCGATCCGTATCTCAATATCGATCCAGGTACGATGAATCCGTCGCAACACGGCGAGGTTTATGTCCTTAGTGATGGCTCTGAAACCGACCTCGATCTCGGACATTATGAGCGTTTTACGTCCGCGGAACTTTCGAAGCGCAATACGTTGACGTCGGGTCAGATTTACGCTTCAGTTTTACAAAAAGAGCGCAATGGCGATTACTTGGGCAAAACCGTCCAGGTTATTCCGCACGTGACGAATGAGATTAAGGAGCGAATCTACGGCTCCGGCGAAGATGCCGATGTCGTTATTACCGAGATCGGAGGAACGACTGGCGATATCGAAGGGCTCCCCTTCCTCGAGGCACTACGACAACTTGCGTTAGAGCTGGGTCACGAGAATGCGCTCTTTATCCACGTAACATTAATTCCATTTCTCCGCGCCGCGGGCGAGTTGAAGACCAAACCAACACAACAAAGCGTCGCCAAGTTGCGCGAAATCGGCATCCAACCCGACATTATTGTTTGTCGAACGGAAATCCCGATTTCGGACGATATGCGACAGAAGATCAGTCTCTTTTGTAACGTTCCCGTCGCCAGTGTTATTGAAGAGCTCGACCTCAAGGTCTCGATTTACGAACTCCCGTACCTCCTGCACTCAGAAAAACTCGACGAAATCGTCTGCCAAAAATTGCAGCTCCCTTTACACGAAAGCAATATCGCGCCGTGGGAGACAATTGTTGAAAAAATTAAATTTCCGAAAAAAATCTGTACGATCGGCCTCGTCGCCAAGTACCTCGATGTCAAAGATGCGTACAAATCGGTCTACGAAGCGATCGCGCACAGCGGCATCCAAAATGATTGCAAGGTCAATGTCGAAGTCATCGACGCGGAGGAACTCGAGCTGGCCGATGATCTTGGGGAGTTTTTCGAGGGTATCAGTGGCATTTTGTTGCCCGGCGGTTTCGGTATCCGTGGAATCGAAGGGAAAATCCGCGCGGCACAGTTTGCCCGAGAACATCATATTCCGTATTTTGGCATTTGTCTCGGAATGCAAATCGCCGCCATCGAGTTCGCGCGCAATGTTTTGAGCTACGCCGACGCCAACAGTACAGAGATGGTCCCCGAAACGACCTACCCCGTCATTCGGATGATGTTCGATCAGCGCCATGTCACGCAAAAGGGCGGCACCATGCGCCTCGGAAGTTATCCCTGCAAACTCGTTGAAAATACCAAGGCAATTGCCGCATACCAGGCAAATTACGTCAATGAGCGTCACCGCCACCGCTACGAGTTCAACAACGATTATCGCGACGAGTTCGAATCGCATGGCGTCGTTTTTTCCGGCATTAATCCGGAGCACAATCTTGTCGAAATCATGGAGCTCCGCGACCACCCGTGGTTCGTTGGCGTCCAGTTTCACCCCGAGTTCCAGTCGAAACCGCGCCGCGCCCACCCGCTTTTTGCCGATTTCATCGCGCACGTGCTCGAATACCAGTCTTCGCGTGCCTAG
- a CDS encoding MlaD family protein — protein sequence MSQKCSPTLIGIFVVFALAILVGMGAVLFNNKLFKPTTKFVMYFDSSMNGLDVGAPVKFKGVRIGEVKSIDVSYDTETGVVLTPVIVELNSSIFAPSARPLSRAESDQFFNHQIMGGLAAKLSMESIITGKLFVELDYHRPNKARFYGKNETKWTQIPTVRSAIEKFMSSADNIIKKLSAIDFGALSRHATSILASIDQQIQKTDLRELVHNFSVMAVTIRDFFSSEMIQNLLKSIQSAAKGFDQVCAKLSLAIDRLEQKCDTTLEDAQGGIHEFIAVCRRIEEITSPESDIRQNVKVLLLRGAQAIRSLQSLLDLLNKSPNALLTGVDYGHDAR from the coding sequence ATGAGCCAAAAGTGTAGCCCAACTCTAATTGGTATCTTCGTTGTTTTCGCCCTAGCAATTTTGGTAGGGATGGGAGCGGTGCTGTTTAATAACAAACTTTTTAAGCCGACCACGAAGTTCGTGATGTATTTTGATAGCTCGATGAATGGGCTCGATGTTGGTGCCCCAGTCAAGTTTAAGGGAGTTCGCATCGGTGAAGTCAAATCGATTGACGTTTCATACGATACCGAGACTGGCGTTGTTTTGACTCCAGTGATTGTGGAGCTTAATTCGTCGATTTTTGCTCCCAGTGCGCGTCCACTTTCTCGGGCTGAAAGCGATCAGTTCTTTAACCACCAGATTATGGGTGGGCTCGCGGCGAAGCTCTCGATGGAGAGCATCATTACGGGGAAATTATTTGTTGAGCTCGATTATCACCGGCCGAATAAGGCGCGATTTTACGGGAAAAATGAGACAAAGTGGACGCAGATTCCGACTGTACGCTCTGCGATCGAAAAGTTTATGTCGAGTGCGGATAACATCATTAAAAAGCTCAGCGCCATCGACTTTGGTGCGCTTTCTCGACATGCGACCTCGATCCTAGCCTCGATTGACCAACAGATCCAAAAAACCGACCTCCGCGAGCTCGTCCATAATTTCTCTGTGATGGCGGTAACGATCCGCGACTTTTTCTCCTCGGAAATGATCCAAAACCTTTTGAAGTCGATTCAGTCCGCGGCAAAGGGCTTTGACCAGGTATGCGCGAAGCTATCATTGGCAATCGACCGCCTTGAACAGAAATGTGATACAACTTTGGAGGATGCGCAAGGAGGGATCCACGAATTTATTGCGGTATGTCGGCGAATTGAGGAAATTACATCGCCGGAATCGGATATTCGACAGAATGTTAAGGTACTTTTACTCCGTGGGGCCCAGGCGATTCGCTCGCTCCAATCCCTTCTTGATCTATTAAATAAGTCGCCCAATGCACTTTTAACGGGAGTTGATTATGGACATGACGCGCGTTAG
- a CDS encoding prepilin-type N-terminal cleavage/methylation domain-containing protein — protein MHKKHRGFTLIEMVCVVFLLLLLLGAFGAIGMETFRGRKKAMLARAEMIKIAHILENYRTAYGDYPWVAQHNARQGKILCSALNGKILPDGSTPESQTDWIDIALTEIEGALVNPFGNAYIYYYRLREDPDRWGYPSYILISPKNADISTNVTEDGVILENSRIAGDLIITNGGFL, from the coding sequence ATGCACAAAAAGCACCGCGGATTCACTCTGATCGAAATGGTCTGCGTCGTTTTTTTGCTGCTCCTACTTTTGGGGGCTTTTGGCGCTATTGGCATGGAAACGTTCCGTGGGCGTAAAAAAGCGATGCTGGCGCGGGCTGAAATGATCAAAATCGCGCATATTTTAGAAAATTATCGCACGGCCTACGGGGACTACCCCTGGGTCGCCCAACACAACGCACGCCAAGGGAAAATTCTCTGTTCGGCACTTAATGGCAAAATTCTCCCCGATGGTAGCACTCCAGAAAGTCAAACTGATTGGATTGACATTGCCCTTACTGAAATCGAGGGAGCATTGGTTAACCCTTTTGGCAACGCTTACATCTACTACTACCGCCTGCGCGAAGATCCCGATCGCTGGGGATATCCTTCTTACATACTGATTTCCCCCAAAAACGCGGATATATCAACAAACGTTACTGAGGATGGCGTCATTCTCGAAAATAGCAGGATTGCCGGCGATCTCATTATCACTAACGGCGGTTTTCTTTAA
- a CDS encoding 2-C-methyl-D-erythritol 4-phosphate cytidylyltransferase: protein MQYVAIILVAGQSQRWSFGDKCLAPLNGIPAYLYSLHAFISSGFFNQQIIVCHSEEQRDIVEKTAQQWLPQALASLQFILGGAMRTDSVFNALEWIFNHEKRETIVFIHDGARPLLTAQNLENLRNVVTKDVGATLAHRITDTVLWEPQRTYPPREQLWALETPQAFYLPQLYNDYQKFFKNPQNVTDDTGIYTGTLKIVENHTPNFKLTYPQDRVLIEFLLSEYTKSLAKL from the coding sequence ATGCAATATGTCGCGATTATTCTCGTCGCCGGGCAAAGCCAACGCTGGAGTTTCGGTGATAAATGCCTAGCGCCTCTGAATGGAATTCCGGCGTATTTGTACTCGCTTCACGCTTTTATCTCGAGCGGATTTTTCAATCAACAAATCATCGTTTGCCATTCGGAAGAACAGCGGGATATCGTCGAAAAAACCGCTCAACAATGGCTACCACAAGCCTTAGCCTCATTACAATTCATCCTTGGTGGCGCAATGCGGACGGATTCGGTATTCAATGCACTTGAGTGGATTTTTAACCACGAGAAGCGTGAAACTATCGTCTTTATTCACGATGGTGCTCGTCCGCTACTAACCGCACAAAATCTAGAAAATCTCCGCAACGTCGTCACAAAAGATGTAGGAGCAACACTCGCTCACCGAATTACAGATACAGTTCTATGGGAGCCCCAACGTACCTATCCACCACGCGAACAACTTTGGGCGCTCGAAACCCCGCAGGCATTTTATCTGCCGCAACTCTATAACGACTATCAAAAATTTTTTAAAAATCCTCAAAACGTAACCGACGATACGGGCATCTACACGGGGACGCTAAAAATTGTGGAAAATCACACCCCGAATTTTAAGCTGACATATCCTCAAGATCGCGTACTCATCGAATTTCTTTTGTCCGAATACACCAAAAGTTTGGCTAAGCTGTAA